A part of Fimbriimonadia bacterium genomic DNA contains:
- a CDS encoding trypsin-like peptidase domain-containing protein, whose protein sequence is MLLRLSTCATSLHRLLAAILVAGASLGSALAQTAELPSFSTPISVDSGLVFNTETEPALVWSETVYVPNADWVRLRFGVAILGDGLTHPEGSTLRITSLTDGAVQLLNARTIREWRNTSAYFNGPAVLLELFAAPNGLPNRIVITEATGGLPGGDVSIQSICGSTDDRQLSYDPRACRMVPVGCTGWMIDDQNRCMLTAGHCASGGSLDVAEFNVPLSNGNGSIVHPPPSDQYAVDDSSIQFTNGGVGNDWCYYGCFPNSTTGLTPYQAQGASYVLAATPPPVQGQSIRITGYGTVSSPVSPTWNQVQKTHVGPYSLFSGTQLGYATDTTGGNSGSPVINENTGETIGIHTHGGCTSTGGYNSGTGCNHSGLRNALANPKGVCAAGLKFEFPDGRPAAVNPSGGTTMRVEVVGEYGNVPQPGTGMFHYDTGSGFNAVPMTQTEPNKYLATFPGAPCGSQIRYYVSAETTTGGIYKSPANAPNGAYVTYSASAVITLFEDNFQTNKGWTVQNSAGLTAGAWERAIPNGGGARGDPPTDYDGSGYCYVTQNGAGDTDVDGGSTYLISPVLDLTGTDAVVSYARWFHNSYGSNPYEDVFDVHVSNDNGATWVLAEQVGPTGSQVSGGWFVNSFLVSDFVAPTSTVRVRFTASDLGGGSVVEAGVDAFKVVGFQCAEPGSLSGRIALDFLDVSPAGIGMTIEFRIPGTTTLVESYPVVLDGSGNYNIASVVGGTYDIAAKGGTWLRQVLPNRVVAGATVADFSLKNGDLNDDGAVNLSDLNYVLALFGTTSSLADLTRNGWVDLGDLNAILANFGEVGAP, encoded by the coding sequence ATGCTCTTGCGTCTATCTACCTGCGCGACGTCGCTACATCGTCTGCTCGCCGCGATCCTCGTTGCGGGCGCATCACTGGGCTCTGCCCTTGCTCAGACGGCCGAACTGCCCAGCTTCAGTACACCGATATCCGTGGACTCCGGCCTCGTCTTCAACACAGAGACCGAGCCGGCGCTCGTGTGGTCGGAGACCGTGTACGTACCGAATGCCGATTGGGTCCGCCTTCGATTCGGAGTTGCCATTCTAGGGGACGGCCTAACCCATCCCGAGGGCTCGACCTTGCGTATCACCTCGCTCACCGATGGGGCGGTACAGCTTCTGAACGCGAGGACGATCCGCGAGTGGCGAAACACGAGTGCGTACTTCAACGGTCCCGCAGTGTTGCTAGAGCTGTTCGCCGCGCCGAACGGCCTTCCCAATCGCATTGTCATCACCGAGGCGACCGGCGGATTGCCGGGCGGCGATGTGTCCATTCAGTCCATCTGCGGGAGCACCGACGACCGCCAGCTCTCGTACGACCCGAGAGCCTGCAGGATGGTTCCTGTGGGTTGTACCGGCTGGATGATAGATGATCAGAATCGGTGTATGCTCACCGCAGGCCACTGTGCGAGCGGAGGAAGCCTGGATGTGGCAGAGTTCAACGTCCCCCTCTCGAATGGCAACGGTAGCATCGTCCACCCGCCACCGAGCGATCAGTATGCGGTGGACGACTCCTCCATTCAGTTCACGAATGGCGGTGTGGGTAACGACTGGTGCTACTACGGCTGCTTTCCGAATAGTACGACGGGTCTAACACCCTATCAAGCCCAAGGAGCCTCGTACGTTCTGGCTGCGACCCCGCCGCCTGTGCAGGGGCAGAGCATCCGCATCACCGGGTACGGCACGGTCTCCTCGCCGGTGTCGCCGACGTGGAACCAAGTGCAGAAGACGCACGTTGGCCCCTACTCGTTGTTCAGTGGCACGCAGCTAGGATATGCCACCGATACCACGGGAGGCAACTCTGGCTCGCCCGTCATCAACGAGAATACCGGTGAGACCATAGGCATTCATACGCACGGTGGATGTACGTCCACGGGCGGCTATAACAGCGGCACGGGGTGCAACCACTCCGGCCTTCGCAACGCCCTGGCCAATCCGAAAGGCGTGTGCGCAGCGGGCCTGAAGTTCGAGTTCCCGGACGGTAGACCGGCCGCTGTCAATCCCTCGGGCGGTACCACCATGCGAGTGGAAGTGGTAGGGGAGTACGGAAACGTTCCGCAGCCCGGCACCGGCATGTTCCACTACGACACCGGTTCGGGCTTCAACGCCGTTCCTATGACCCAGACGGAACCTAACAAGTACCTTGCCACGTTCCCCGGGGCGCCCTGCGGCAGTCAGATTCGATACTATGTGAGCGCCGAGACCACCACGGGCGGCATCTACAAGAGCCCGGCTAACGCTCCGAACGGAGCCTATGTGACGTACTCGGCCTCCGCGGTGATCACGCTGTTCGAGGACAACTTCCAAACGAACAAGGGTTGGACCGTTCAGAACAGCGCAGGCCTAACAGCGGGCGCGTGGGAGCGGGCCATCCCGAACGGTGGCGGCGCCCGAGGCGACCCACCAACGGATTACGACGGCAGCGGATACTGCTACGTCACGCAGAATGGTGCAGGTGACACCGACGTGGACGGTGGAAGCACCTACCTCATCTCACCGGTGCTGGACTTGACCGGCACCGATGCGGTCGTGAGTTACGCTCGGTGGTTCCACAACTCCTACGGCTCCAATCCCTATGAGGATGTTTTCGACGTTCACGTGTCGAACGACAATGGGGCGACTTGGGTGTTAGCCGAACAGGTCGGACCCACGGGCAGCCAAGTGAGTGGCGGCTGGTTCGTGAACAGCTTCTTGGTCAGCGATTTCGTGGCGCCGACAAGCACCGTGCGCGTTCGCTTCACGGCTTCCGACCTCGGCGGCGGTTCGGTGGTCGAGGCGGGTGTGGACGCCTTCAAGGTCGTCGGCTTCCAGTGCGCGGAGCCGGGCAGTCTGAGCGGGCGCATCGCGCTGGACTTCCTCGACGTGTCGCCCGCCGGAATCGGGATGACCATCGAGTTCCGCATCCCCGGAACTACCACTCTCGTGGAGAGCTACCCAGTGGTGCTGGACGGCTCCGGTAACTACAACATTGCATCCGTGGTGGGTGGCACGTATGACATCGCGGCCAAGGGCGGAACGTGGCTGCGGCAGGTTCTGCCGAACCGCGTCGTCGCCGGCGCGACCGTAGCTGACTTCTCACTGAAGAACGGCGACCTGAACGACGACGGCGCCGTGAACCTGTCGGACCTAAACTACGTGCTGGCCCTCTTCGGCACCACGTCCAGCTTGGCCGACCTAACCCGCAACGGTTGGGTGGACCTGGGAGACCTGAACGCCATCCTCGCGAACTTCGGCGAGGTGGGTGCTCCGTAG
- a CDS encoding MBL fold metallo-hydrolase: MPLQARLDFLGAAGTVTGSRHLLTCGKHRVLVDCGLFQGRRELKALNWSPFAVEPASIDAVIFTHGHIDHIGYLPRLVKEGFHGPVYCTPATGAVCAISLPDSAHLQEEEARFANKRGYTDHRPALPLYTIEDAHHAMKLIRRREYYTWHELAEGLVFRFHCAGHILGSAFVEIAMPSGETVLFGGDLGRNGTPIINDPDVIEYADYLVQESTYGDRVHPKDVDVAQTLAEVVRRTADREGVLLIPAFAIGRAQQVLYLLHGLRERGELPELPIYLDSPMAAAATRLHTDFVEEHDKEMALLMSVGNPLAGPGVRVVTTQQQSQKLNTTRGPMVIISSSGMCNGGRIVHHLLHRLEDERNTVLFVGFQAEGTLGRRLVDGEQWVRIYGEEVNVKAEIVRIDALSAHADSDEIMEWLSRFKKPPKMTFVVHGEPPAANALRQRMRDTLGWPCCVPYNGDHFTLV, from the coding sequence ATGCCCCTACAAGCTCGACTGGACTTCCTCGGCGCAGCCGGCACCGTTACCGGCTCTCGCCATCTCCTCACGTGCGGCAAGCATCGTGTGCTGGTGGATTGTGGCCTGTTCCAGGGCAGGCGCGAGCTGAAGGCGCTCAACTGGAGCCCCTTTGCGGTGGAGCCCGCGTCCATCGATGCGGTCATCTTCACTCACGGCCACATAGACCACATCGGGTACCTGCCGAGGCTGGTCAAAGAAGGGTTTCACGGCCCCGTGTACTGCACACCGGCGACCGGCGCCGTCTGCGCCATCTCGCTTCCCGACAGCGCCCATCTTCAAGAAGAAGAGGCTCGCTTCGCCAACAAACGGGGATACACCGACCATCGCCCCGCCCTGCCGCTCTACACCATCGAGGATGCCCATCACGCAATGAAGCTGATCCGACGAAGGGAATACTACACATGGCATGAGCTGGCCGAAGGCCTCGTCTTCCGCTTCCACTGCGCCGGACACATACTGGGATCCGCCTTCGTCGAGATCGCCATGCCGTCGGGGGAGACGGTGTTGTTCGGCGGCGACCTCGGCCGTAACGGCACGCCTATCATCAACGACCCGGACGTTATCGAATATGCCGACTACTTGGTTCAGGAATCCACCTATGGCGATAGGGTGCATCCTAAAGACGTAGACGTAGCCCAGACGCTCGCCGAGGTGGTGCGCCGAACGGCAGACCGCGAAGGGGTTCTGCTGATCCCGGCCTTCGCGATCGGAAGGGCCCAGCAGGTGCTCTACCTGTTGCACGGCCTGCGAGAACGCGGCGAACTGCCGGAGTTGCCCATCTACCTGGACAGCCCGATGGCCGCTGCCGCCACGCGACTTCACACCGACTTCGTGGAGGAGCACGACAAGGAGATGGCACTGCTGATGAGCGTCGGCAACCCACTCGCCGGACCCGGAGTCCGAGTTGTCACCACGCAGCAACAGTCGCAGAAGCTGAACACCACACGAGGACCGATGGTCATCATCTCATCCTCAGGCATGTGTAACGGCGGGCGTATCGTCCATCACCTGTTGCACCGGCTGGAGGACGAGCGCAACACGGTGCTTTTCGTAGGATTTCAGGCGGAGGGGACACTCGGTCGGCGGCTTGTGGACGGAGAACAGTGGGTACGTATCTACGGTGAAGAAGTGAACGTAAAGGCGGAGATCGTCCGGATTGATGCCCTGTCGGCGCATGCCGACAGTGACGAGATCATGGAGTGGCTTTCTAGGTTCAAAAAGCCGCCGAAGATGACCTTCGTGGTGCATGGGGAACCACCGGCTGCCAACGCTCTCCGTCAGAGGATGCGTGATACGCTCGGCTGGCCGTGCTGTGTGCCGTACAACGGGGATCATTTCACGCTGGTATAG
- a CDS encoding GAF domain-containing sensor histidine kinase codes for MSEAERLVSAIHAMTSVLSSNPSVGSSLRSILKVCVDLVDAEGGTIYMHDPVLRTLTFAYVIPAEMNERLRGHSFPDTQGIAGAAFVARKSRVDNEVERSEEHDSRYDEVTERTTRCLITVPLLVAGAEPVGVVQVLNKRSGPFTESDLLLLEIVGSVSAMVIRNSQLADEAKKATGLQAMGDIAHDIKNKVAPLTMGAMTLMIDVESLANTLQTLGVEPDIEPLHSLREIASVIVDGAQRTQRYAQLIADLAKGKDLAVSKHMGDISLVAVREFLNQQRRARQNNIELVANVNGPIIVPFDEVMLERAIYNLTLNALDATPEGGRVALNMHETDTEVVLSIADTGCGMTRDVLDRVLAGTAESSKVGGTGLGTSIVRKIAELHSGRLEAESEVGQGTTFRLILPKNGK; via the coding sequence ATGAGTGAGGCGGAGCGCCTAGTGTCGGCCATCCACGCAATGACCTCCGTGCTGTCCTCCAACCCGAGTGTGGGCAGCTCGCTCCGGAGCATTCTGAAGGTGTGCGTGGACCTGGTGGACGCGGAAGGCGGGACGATCTACATGCACGATCCCGTCTTGCGCACGCTCACCTTCGCCTACGTGATCCCGGCCGAAATGAACGAGCGCCTGCGTGGTCACAGCTTTCCCGACACGCAAGGTATTGCGGGGGCCGCTTTCGTTGCGCGAAAGAGTAGGGTAGACAACGAGGTTGAGAGATCGGAAGAGCACGACTCTCGCTACGACGAGGTCACCGAGCGGACTACCCGCTGCCTCATCACGGTGCCGCTGCTGGTCGCCGGTGCCGAGCCAGTAGGTGTCGTTCAAGTGTTGAACAAGCGCAGCGGCCCGTTCACGGAGTCCGACCTGCTGCTGCTGGAGATAGTGGGCAGCGTCTCCGCGATGGTGATACGCAACTCCCAACTCGCGGACGAGGCGAAGAAGGCCACGGGACTGCAGGCAATGGGTGACATCGCACACGACATCAAGAACAAGGTGGCTCCGCTCACCATGGGCGCGATGACACTGATGATTGATGTGGAGTCGCTAGCAAACACACTCCAAACGCTCGGGGTAGAACCGGATATCGAGCCGCTGCACTCATTGCGCGAGATCGCATCGGTTATCGTGGACGGCGCGCAGCGAACACAGCGGTACGCTCAGCTCATCGCAGACCTGGCCAAAGGCAAAGACCTAGCTGTGTCCAAGCATATGGGAGACATCAGCTTGGTTGCCGTTCGCGAGTTTCTCAACCAGCAGCGCCGTGCACGGCAGAATAACATCGAGCTAGTCGCAAACGTCAACGGACCGATCATCGTCCCCTTCGACGAGGTGATGCTGGAGCGTGCGATCTACAACCTAACACTCAATGCGCTGGACGCAACCCCCGAAGGTGGTCGAGTAGCCCTGAACATGCACGAGACGGACACAGAGGTAGTGCTGAGTATTGCGGACACCGGGTGCGGCATGACGCGCGACGTCCTGGATCGCGTGCTCGCAGGTACGGCGGAAAGTAGCAAGGTGGGTGGTACCGGTCTCGGGACCTCCATCGTGCGGAAGATCGCCGAGCTGCACTCCGGCCGCTTGGAGGCGGAGAGCGAAGTCGGTCAGGGCACTACCTTCCGTCTGATTCTCCCGAAGAACGGGAAGTAG
- the purL gene encoding phosphoribosylformylglycinamidine synthase subunit PurL, which produces MGSTPDSAITPAVYRGMGISDTEYELIVSKLGREPTYTELGMLAVMWSEHCGYKSSRNVLRLFKRYADALEGEGFENAGIVDIGDGLGIAMKMESHNHPSAVEPYNGAATGVGGILRDIFTMGARPIASLNSLRFGPIRDGDGPSEEVARNRYLFEHVVAGIGGYGNCVGVPTVAGEVLFHPRYSGNPLVNAMAVGVVRLDSIASARADGPGNPVLYVGSSTGKDGIHGATFASDTLGEDSEASRPNVQIGDPFAEKLLIEATLEALETGAIVGIQDMGAAGLTCSTCEMSAKGGVGMEIEIRKVPLRDRDMSPYEVMLSESQERMLAVVQRGREEEVRRVFHKWELAAEVIGQVTEGGRVRVTDDGQVVADIPAKMLTDECPVYDLEARMPEVARKATEFDPHSIAESPDYGEALLKLLASPNIASKRWVYEQYDYQVQTQTALLPGRGDAAVLALRDTQRGIALSVDGNGRYCFLDPYEGGRHAVAEAARNVACVGARPRAVTDCLNFGDPNDPAVYWQFKNAVRGIAEAAEQLGTPVISGNVSFYNESPTGEVLPTPTIGMLGVLEDASARIGMGFHGGSGLIFVLWRPAGAVRHSGIGASEYLAVCHGIEDGLPVHVDLDAERAVCEFLFCAAHERIVDSAHDSSDGGLAVALAECCITGDVGAYCMFGGDMTPQSAAALGDIASGSPDLRAMIGRAVVGAPLQHNPFTWSRSPAALLFGEVAPMVLLGIIADDRLEARREALHRLGKELRLEVRCMGAYDASLREIVVVGAAEPWVRVPVAEARAAYEGAIPSAMGEPAAIPA; this is translated from the coding sequence ATGGGCTCCACACCCGACTCCGCCATTACTCCCGCCGTGTACCGAGGCATGGGCATCTCCGACACCGAGTACGAGCTAATCGTGAGCAAGCTGGGCCGGGAGCCCACCTACACGGAGTTGGGGATGCTCGCCGTGATGTGGAGCGAGCATTGCGGCTACAAGTCTTCTCGAAACGTGCTCCGTCTGTTCAAGCGTTATGCCGATGCGCTGGAGGGCGAGGGCTTCGAGAACGCCGGAATCGTGGACATCGGTGACGGACTGGGTATCGCGATGAAGATGGAGAGCCACAACCATCCGAGCGCGGTCGAGCCGTACAACGGGGCGGCAACGGGCGTGGGCGGCATCCTTCGAGACATCTTCACCATGGGGGCCAGGCCGATCGCGAGCCTCAACTCTTTGCGCTTCGGGCCTATCCGCGACGGCGATGGTCCGTCGGAGGAGGTCGCGAGAAACCGCTACCTGTTCGAGCACGTGGTCGCGGGAATCGGCGGCTACGGAAACTGCGTGGGGGTGCCCACGGTGGCCGGGGAGGTGCTCTTTCACCCACGCTACAGTGGGAACCCCTTGGTAAACGCTATGGCAGTCGGAGTAGTTCGGCTCGACAGCATCGCATCCGCGCGCGCCGACGGCCCCGGCAATCCTGTGCTGTACGTTGGAAGCTCCACTGGCAAGGACGGCATCCACGGTGCCACGTTTGCCAGCGACACGCTCGGAGAGGACTCCGAAGCCAGTCGCCCCAATGTGCAAATCGGCGACCCGTTCGCCGAGAAGCTGTTGATCGAGGCCACACTGGAGGCGCTAGAGACTGGTGCCATAGTGGGCATTCAAGACATGGGGGCTGCCGGCCTAACATGCTCTACGTGCGAGATGTCTGCCAAGGGCGGAGTGGGCATGGAGATCGAGATTCGGAAGGTGCCCCTCCGCGACCGCGATATGAGCCCCTACGAGGTGATGCTCTCCGAGAGCCAGGAGAGGATGCTAGCGGTAGTGCAGCGCGGGAGAGAGGAGGAGGTGCGTAGGGTCTTCCATAAATGGGAATTGGCCGCCGAGGTGATCGGACAGGTAACAGAGGGCGGACGCGTGCGTGTCACCGACGACGGTCAGGTCGTCGCCGACATTCCTGCCAAGATGTTGACCGATGAGTGTCCGGTATATGACCTGGAGGCTCGGATGCCCGAGGTGGCGAGAAAGGCAACCGAGTTCGATCCGCACAGCATCGCCGAGTCGCCGGACTACGGTGAAGCGCTTCTGAAGCTGCTCGCAAGCCCTAACATCGCCTCCAAGCGCTGGGTATACGAGCAGTACGACTATCAGGTGCAGACGCAGACAGCGCTCCTTCCCGGACGCGGAGATGCCGCGGTCTTGGCCTTGCGGGATACGCAGAGGGGGATCGCACTGTCCGTAGATGGCAACGGACGCTACTGCTTCCTCGACCCTTATGAGGGTGGTCGGCACGCGGTCGCGGAAGCTGCGCGTAACGTTGCATGTGTGGGCGCAAGACCTCGCGCGGTGACCGACTGTCTCAACTTCGGCGACCCGAACGACCCTGCGGTGTATTGGCAATTCAAAAATGCCGTTCGCGGGATCGCCGAGGCCGCGGAGCAACTAGGTACCCCGGTCATCAGTGGCAACGTCAGCTTCTATAACGAAAGCCCGACGGGAGAGGTACTGCCTACTCCTACCATTGGCATGTTGGGTGTGCTGGAGGACGCTTCGGCACGTATCGGCATGGGCTTTCATGGTGGGAGTGGACTGATCTTCGTGCTGTGGCGACCTGCTGGCGCCGTTCGGCACTCTGGCATCGGGGCGAGCGAGTACTTGGCGGTATGCCATGGGATTGAGGATGGACTGCCCGTGCACGTGGACCTGGATGCGGAGCGGGCCGTGTGCGAGTTCCTGTTCTGCGCCGCTCACGAGCGCATCGTGGACAGCGCTCACGACAGCTCGGACGGTGGCCTGGCCGTGGCCCTAGCAGAATGCTGTATCACCGGAGACGTAGGTGCGTACTGCATGTTCGGAGGTGACATGACTCCACAGTCCGCGGCCGCACTCGGGGACATTGCATCGGGCAGTCCGGATCTGCGAGCGATGATAGGTCGAGCGGTGGTGGGGGCTCCACTTCAGCACAACCCTTTCACATGGAGTCGCTCCCCGGCGGCGCTGCTGTTCGGCGAGGTAGCCCCTATGGTGCTACTGGGCATCATCGCGGATGATAGGCTCGAAGCACGCAGGGAGGCCCTGCACCGACTGGGGAAGGAATTGCGGCTCGAGGTTCGTTGCATGGGTGCATACGACGCAAGCCTTCGGGAGATCGTAGTGGTTGGAGCGGCGGAACCTTGGGTGCGTGTGCCGGTCGCGGAAGCGCGCGCGGCGTACGAGGGTGCTATCCCCTCCGCGATGGGTGAGCCGGCAGCCATTCCGGCGTAG
- a CDS encoding YihY/virulence factor BrkB family protein, whose amino-acid sequence MRGFAQVLSQVVRRWRSDALPHHAAALAFYTLLALAPLLVVLLAAVGYVYGFEETQARVVEGVSLRIGEDAGRLVHRILSGVGVHTGGVLTTAASLLVSLFAASNVFYQAKFSIDTIWRVGRTTWGAAQVAKKRLLSAALVFCAASLVLCWLILDATVRLLREWLSDWLPSWLLHRGFAEPIITWFLVTLMFAILYVTLPPERIGMRHVWAGAAIGALLVATGQRLLLWYVEVAGVQSAYGAAVGPVLVLLWVYVSSLAFFLGGEMVLASCRPDRPQPLPTIT is encoded by the coding sequence ATGAGGGGCTTCGCACAAGTCCTATCCCAGGTGGTCCGCCGGTGGCGATCCGATGCCCTACCCCATCACGCTGCCGCTCTTGCCTTCTACACCCTACTGGCCCTTGCACCACTGCTCGTCGTGTTGTTGGCTGCCGTCGGCTACGTGTATGGCTTCGAGGAGACGCAGGCACGAGTAGTGGAGGGCGTCAGTCTACGCATCGGTGAGGATGCAGGACGACTAGTCCACCGCATACTATCGGGAGTAGGCGTCCACACGGGGGGCGTGCTGACCACCGCGGCAAGCCTGTTAGTGTCCCTCTTCGCCGCGTCAAACGTCTTCTACCAGGCCAAGTTCTCCATAGACACCATCTGGCGCGTGGGACGCACCACCTGGGGTGCAGCACAGGTTGCTAAGAAAAGGTTGCTCTCGGCTGCACTCGTATTCTGCGCGGCTTCCCTGGTTCTCTGCTGGCTGATCCTCGATGCCACGGTCCGCCTGCTGCGGGAGTGGCTGAGTGACTGGCTCCCATCGTGGTTGCTCCATCGTGGCTTTGCAGAACCTATCATCACCTGGTTCCTGGTTACACTCATGTTCGCCATCCTTTACGTGACCTTGCCGCCCGAACGCATCGGCATGCGTCATGTGTGGGCCGGCGCCGCGATCGGTGCGCTCTTGGTGGCGACGGGCCAGCGCTTGCTTCTATGGTACGTCGAGGTGGCGGGCGTGCAATCGGCGTATGGCGCCGCCGTCGGCCCGGTGTTGGTGTTGCTCTGGGTATATGTGTCTTCGCTCGCGTTCTTCCTCGGAGGGGAGATGGTGCTGGCCTCTTGCCGCCCGGACCGGCCCCAACCACTTCCGACCATCACTTAG
- the nadA gene encoding quinolinate synthase NadA, which yields MYQPPLPAEYVSLSESETHERIQAARQVLGSRLVILGHHYQRDDIIRYADYRGDSYKLCRDAASRPEADYIVFCGVHFMAESADMLSADHQIVILPNLSAGCSMADMANTFQVRQAWRQLEEVTDIARVVPITYMNSAAALKAFVGERGGAVCTSSNASKVLSWALGQGDKVLFFPDQHLGRNTAVRMGFDVDRDMLVWDPNQPFGGNVPERIREATFLLWKGHCSVHMRFTLEQVRLARKVHPGINVVVHPECTKDVVDAADSFGSTEFIIKTVTAGAPGTKWAIGTEINLVKRLADENPDKLIFCLDPITCPCSTMYRIHPSFLLWVLENLVAGRVVNRIEVPPQTKRHALQALQRMVAITEQSVTASAV from the coding sequence CCTCTACCAGCGGAATACGTCTCGTTATCGGAGTCCGAGACCCACGAGCGAATCCAGGCCGCACGGCAGGTCCTGGGCAGTCGATTGGTCATCTTGGGCCACCACTACCAGCGCGACGACATCATCCGGTATGCCGACTACCGGGGAGACAGCTACAAGCTGTGCCGGGATGCAGCCTCGCGCCCGGAAGCGGATTACATCGTGTTCTGCGGCGTGCACTTCATGGCCGAGAGTGCCGACATGTTGTCCGCAGACCACCAAATTGTCATTCTGCCCAACCTCTCGGCGGGTTGCAGCATGGCGGATATGGCGAACACCTTCCAGGTTCGGCAGGCGTGGAGGCAGCTCGAAGAGGTCACGGACATCGCTCGGGTGGTCCCAATCACCTACATGAACTCAGCCGCCGCCCTCAAGGCTTTCGTTGGTGAGCGTGGTGGCGCCGTGTGCACCAGTTCCAACGCGTCGAAGGTGCTGTCCTGGGCTTTGGGGCAAGGCGACAAGGTACTGTTCTTCCCGGACCAGCATCTCGGGCGAAATACCGCAGTGCGCATGGGTTTTGACGTGGACCGCGACATGCTGGTGTGGGATCCCAACCAGCCCTTCGGCGGCAACGTGCCCGAGCGCATCCGCGAAGCCACATTCCTGCTTTGGAAGGGGCACTGCTCCGTGCATATGCGCTTCACCCTAGAGCAGGTTCGACTCGCCCGCAAGGTCCACCCCGGTATCAACGTCGTCGTGCACCCCGAGTGCACCAAAGATGTGGTGGATGCCGCCGACAGCTTCGGCTCCACTGAGTTCATCATCAAGACCGTGACGGCGGGCGCGCCGGGCACGAAGTGGGCCATCGGCACAGAGATCAACCTGGTCAAGCGACTGGCGGATGAGAACCCCGACAAGCTGATCTTCTGTCTCGACCCCATCACGTGTCCTTGCAGCACCATGTACCGCATCCACCCGTCGTTCCTGCTCTGGGTGCTGGAGAATCTGGTCGCCGGGCGCGTCGTCAACCGCATCGAGGTCCCGCCGCAAACCAAGCGCCACGCGCTGCAGGCGCTTCAGCGCATGGTGGCCATCACCGAGCAATCGGTTACCGCCTCCGCTGTCTGA